From a single Carassius gibelio isolate Cgi1373 ecotype wild population from Czech Republic chromosome A18, carGib1.2-hapl.c, whole genome shotgun sequence genomic region:
- the LOC127934084 gene encoding E3 SUMO-protein ligase ZBED1-like, with protein MASERGLHEGNDCFARKNAVKCDTRISRALGVCKKLVGHFSHSWKKKEALKKAQRELNLPEHGLITECPTRWGTKQQMMERILEQQRALSQVLSENRSTRHLVPSWQDIEVLESVNKALKPLQDFTDALSGEEYVSISYLLPVLRLLNTQTLAADEEDTELTCSIKTKVLGYMEAKYEDPATQTLLNIATFLDPRFKKDYIPKEQREEISLRIKSEMKEAQPAVAISSSSVGAAVSGAEAEPCQSATATSTKRMKKSLGSLLQTSVTSPSESSDHATIEAEFNSYILIPKIHSEQDPLAWWGIHKVNFPHLSKLAEKYLCVPATSTPSERLFSTSGNVVTCQRASLKPNKVDMLVFLSKNL; from the exons AAAATGCAGTCAAATGTGACACACGCATCAGTCGTGCTCTAGGAGTGTGCAAAAAGCTAGTGGGACATTTTTCCCATAGCTGGAAAAAGAAAGAAGCGCTAAAGAAAGCACAGAGAGAGCTTAACCTGCCAGAACATGGTCTGATCACAGAGTGCCCTACACGATGGGGCACTAAGCAACAAATGATGGAAAGGATCCTGGAACAGCAGAGGGCTCTGTCACAAGTTCTCTCTGAAAATCGGAGTACAAGACATCTGGTTCCATCTTGGCAGGACATTGAGGTCCTTGAGTCCGTAAACAAGGCATTGAAGCCACTTCAAGattttacagatgctttgtctGGGGAAGAATACGTGAGCATTTCCTATCTACTTCCAGTTCTTCGTTTACTGAACACACAAACCCTTGCTGCTGACGAGGAAGACACAGAGCTGACATGCTCAATTAAAACCAAAGTGCTGGGCTACATGGAGGCAAAATATGAGGATCCTGCAACCCAAACTCTCTTGAACATTGCCACTTTTTTAGATCCAAGGTTCAAAAAAGACTACATTCCTAAGGAACAACGGGAAGAAATTAGTTTAAGGATAAAATCAGAAATGAAG gaGGCACAACCTGCTGTTGccatatcatcatcatcagtgggTGCTGCTGTGTCAGGTGCTGAGGCTGAGCCATGTCAAAGTGCCACAGCCACAAGTACAAAGAGGATGAAGAAGTCTTTAGGAAGTCTCTTACAGACCTCAGTCACATCTCCCTCTGAATCCTCTGACCATGCAACCATTGAAGCAGAATTTAACAGCTACATTCTGATCCCCAAAATCCACAGTGAGCAGGACCCTTTGGCATGGTGGGGAATTCACAAGGTAAATTTCCCCCACTTAAGCAAGCTGGCGGAAAAATATCTTTGTGTGCCTGCCACTAGCACACCATCTGAAAGACTTTTCAGCACATCAGGCAATGTAGTTACATGTCAGCGTGCATCCCTGAAACCAAACAAAGTGGACATGCTGGTTTTCTTGTCCAAAAATCTTTAA